The sequence GGGGACCCCCGCTCTGCGGCAGGGCGCGGTCGACCTCGAACTCGGCGTCCTGAACCACCTGGACCCCGAAACCTGCACCGAGGCCCTGACGTCCGTCCCCCTGGTCGCCGTCGCCCGCGCCGACCACCCCCTGTTCGCCGGCCCCATCGACGCCCGCCGGTTCGCCGCGGCCGATCACATCGGCATCTCCCGGCAGGGCAAGCGCCACGGGCCCATCGACACCGCGCTCGCCCAGCAGGGGCTGCGCCGGCGCACCGCGGCCGTCGTCCCCAGCCATACCGCCGCCCTGATGATGGCCCGCACCGGTGACCTGGTCTGCCTCACCCTCGATGGATGGCTCCCCGACGCCCTCGCCGCCCTTGGACTGCGCACCTTCCCGATCCCTGTCGCGACACCGCCCATCGACATCGGCATGGCCTGGCACCCGCGCCATTCATCCGATCGCGGCCATCGGTGGTTCCGCGACCAGGTCCGCGCCACCGTCCGCCACCACACCCCTTCTCCGCCCACTGGGACGTCGCCTCGTTCGGGATGAGGCCGGGAGGCTCGCCACGTCGATGGTCGAAGCGCTGACGCCTCTCTCGAACGGCGGTTGAGCGCCCCGGCCTGTGGGTGGGCCGGGGTGCTCTCGTATGGCGGGTGGATCTTGGTGGTTCCGTGCGGGCGGGTGGTCGTTTCGGGGGTCATGATCGGGTAGGTGGGAGGCGACGTGCCTTGCGGAGGGGGGCTGCGGCGCCATGCTCGCGCTGGTTCTCGCTTATGTCGTCGTCGCGGTCGCGGTGCCCTTCGCGCTCGGGCGGCGTCGGCGTGTGATGGCGTGCGTCGCGGCGGTGCTGCCGGCGGGGACGGCCGGGTGGGCCGCGGCGCAGGTGGGGCGGGGTGCGCTCACGGCGAGGCTGGACTGGGCGCCGGATCTGGGGCTGGTGTTCGACTTCCGGCTGGACGCGTTGTCCATCGTGATGCTGCTGCTGATCGGCGGGGTGGGGGCCGTCGTCCTGTGCTATGCGGGCTGGTACTTCGAGCATCCCGAGAGGCTGATGATAGGGACGCTGGTCGCGTTCGCGGGGGCGATGACGGGGCTGGTGCTGGCCGACGACCTGCTCGTCCTGTACGTGTTCTGGGAGCTGACCACGCTCAGTTCGTTCGTGCTCATCGGCGCGACCCGGCCGGAGCGGGCGGAGGACCGGCGGGCGGCGGCGCAGGCGCTGCTGACGACCACCGCGTTCGGGCTGGTCATGCTCGCCGGGTTCGTGCTGCTCGGGCAGTCCGCCGGGACGTACCGGATCTCGGCGATGGTGGCCGACCCGCCGGGTGGCGGGATGGCGACGGCCGGGGTGGTGCTGGTGCTGCTCGGGGCGTTCGCCAAGTCGGCGCAGGTGCCGCTGCACGCATGGCTTCCCGCCGCGATGGTGGCGCCCACTCCGGTCAGCGCCTACCTGCACGCCGCGGCCATGGTGAAGGCCGGGGTCTACCTGGTGGCGCGGCTGGCGCCCGCGTTCGGCGACGTCGGAGTGTGGCGCCCGCTGGTGGTGGGGGTCGGGCTGCTGAGCCTGCTGACGGGTGGGGTCCTGGCGCTGCGGCAGCATGATCTGAAACGGCTGCTCGCGTACGGGACGGTGAGCCAGCTGGGTCTGCTGATGGTCCTGCTGGGGGACGGGACGCGGACGGCGGCGCTGGCGGGCACCGCGTTGCTGCTGGCCCATGGCCTGTTCAAGGCGCCGCTGTTCCTGACGGTCGGGACGGTGGAGCACGAGACGGGGACGCGCCGTGCCGACCGGCTCTCGGGGGCCTGGCGGCGGCTGCCGGTGCTGGCGGTCGCGGCGACGGCGGCCACGGCGTCGATGATCGGTCTGCCGCCGTTCCTGGGGTTCGCCGCGAAAGAGGCCGCCATTGAGGCCTTCGCTCATGGTGGGCTGGATATCGCGGTCCTTGTCGGGGTCGTGGCGGGCTCTGCGCTGACCGTGGCCTACGGTGTGCGGTTCCTGTTCGGTGCGTTCGGTGGTCAGGCGGATGTCACGCCCGGGGGACATTGGGGTTTGGTGGGGCCGGTCGTTGTCCTCGCTGTCGCCGGATTCGCCTTGGGCGTCGTACCCGGTGTGATGCAGAAGCTCGCCGGGCCGTATGCGGACACGCTGCCGGGGGACGGCGAATACAAGCTCGCCCTGTGGCATGGGCTCGGACCGGCGCTGTGGCTTTCCGTGGTCGCGCTCGTGACGGGTGTCGTGGTGTTCGCCTTGTTCGGACGGACGTTCCCCGTCAGGCGGGCGCGGTGGCGGATCCTCGACGCGCAGCGCGGCTACGACCGGACGGTCGAGGGGATCCTCGCCGGGGCGCACGGGGTGACCAGGGGTGTGCAGATCGGTTCGCTGCCCGTCTACCTCGGTGTGATCGGGGCGATGGCGCTGGTGGTGCCCGGCTCGGCGCTGGTGGCGGCTCTGGTTCGGGGGACGGGCCCGGCCTTTCCGGTGGGCCGGCTGCGGGCGTGGGACGACCCGGCGCAGGTCGTTCTCGCCGTGGTCGTGATCGGCTGCGCGCTCGCGGCGCTGCGGGCCCGCCGCAGGCTGACGGCCGCGCTGCTGCTCGCCGGGACGGGCTACGGGGTCGGCGGGCTGTTCGTGGTGCAGGGCGGCCCCGATCTCGCGCTGACGCTCTTCGTCGTGGAGACGCTGTCGCTGATCATGCTGGTGCTGGTGCTGCGGCGGCTTCCGGCCCGTTACCCGCCGAGGCGCCGCAAGGGGCCGGCCAGGGCGGTCGCCGGGGCGATCAGCGTGTGCCTGGGCGGGTTCGTCGCGTTGTTCCTGATGGTGGCGGCGCTGAGCCGCAACACCCGCCCGGTCGGGACCGGATACACGCGGCTCGCGGACGAGGAGGGGGCCAAGAACGTCGTGAACGCGATCCTCGTCGAGATGCGGGCGCTCGACACGCTCGGCGAGATCACGGTGCTGGGCGTCGCGGCGATGGGCGTCGTCGGGCTGGTGACCAGCGGGCGGCGGCTGCCGAGCGCGACCGGCGGCGGTCGCGGGCCGGAGGAGGCGGGGAGCCGCTGGCTGGCGGCGCCGGGGCGCCCGCCCCTGGGCGGATCCTCGGTGGTGCTGGAGGCCGCGGCGCGGTTCCTCGGCCCGACGATCCTGGTGTTCTCCCTTTACCTGCTCGTCGCCGGGCACGGGCACCCGGGAGGCGGGTTCGTGGGCGGGCTCGTGGCGGGCATGGCGTTCGTGCTGCGCTACCTGCCGGGCGGCCGGCGGGAACTGGCGACCGCGCTGCCGGTCCGGCCGAGCGTCCTCATCGGCGGCGGCCTCGGGCTCGCGGTCGCCACGGGCGCGGCCGGCTGGACGGCCGGCGGGTTCCCGCACGGGGAGTTCCTCCAGGGGGAGGTCTGGCACGCGTCACCGCCCGTCCTGGGCGAGGTCGAGGTGCCGACCAGCCTGTTCTTCGACATCGGGGTGTACCTGGTGGTCCTAGGGCTGGTGCTGACGATCCTCACCACGCTCGGGGCGAGCCTGGAGGACGAACCGGAAGAGGAGACGGCATGACCGGGCCCGCGCTCGTCCTCGTGCTGACCGTCGCCGTGCTGTTCGCGGCCGGGTTCGACCTGCTGATGCAGCGGTCCCTGATCCGCGTCGTGGTCGGGTTCATGCTGCTCGGGCACGGGGCCAACCTCGTCCTGCTGCTGGCGGGCGGGGCCGCGGGGGCGCCGCCGCTGCTCGGCGGAGGGTCGGAGCGGACGATGGCCGACCCGCTGCCGCAGGCCATGGCGCTCACCGCCATCGTGATCACGTTCGGCGTCACGGCGTTCCTGCTGGCGCTGGCCTACCGGAGCCGGCGGCTGCTCGGCGAGGACGAGGTGCAGGACGACGTCGAGGACCGCCGGATCTGCGCCGAGCGCCGCCGCGAGTCCTGGGACGCCCCGCCGGAGCGGCGCGACCCGCTGGAGGAGGACGAATGAACGTCCTGCTTCCGCTGCCGTTCGCGCTGCCGCTGCTGGGCGCGGCCCTGGCGATGATCGGCCGTCGTCACCGGTTCTGGCAGCGGGTGCTCGCGCCGCTCGTCGGGGCGGGGGTGGTGGCGGCCTCCGTGGCGGTGCTGGTCGGCGTGGCGCGGGACGGGGTCGTCGCCGTCCAGGTCGGGGGCTGGGCGGCCCCGCTCGGCATCACGCTCGTCGCCGACCGGCTGTCGGCGCTGCTGCTCGTGGTGTCCGGCACCGTGCTGCTGGCGATCATGCTGCACGCGGTGGCGGAGGGCGCGGGCGCGCTGGAGCGCCGGAGCGAGCCGGGGGTGTTCCATCCCGCCTACCTGGCGCTGACCGGCGGCGTCAGCCTGGTGTTCCTCGCCGGTGACCTGTTCAACCTGTTCGTCGCGTTCGAGGTGATGCTCGCGTCGAGCTACGTGCTCATGACCCTCCAGCCGACGGCCGAGCGCGTCCGGGCGAGCATGACCTACACGGTCGTCAGCCTCACCTCCTCGATCATGTTCCTCACCGCGCTCGGCCTGACCTACGCGGCGGCCGGAACGGTGAACCTCGCCGACCTGTCCGAGCGCGTCCCGGGTCTCCCGGCCGGCACCCGCACGGCGCTCGGGCTGCTGTTCCTCGTGGTGTTCGGGATCAAGGGCGCGATCGTTCCGATGCACCTGTGGCTGCCCGACGCCTACCCGGCCGCCCTCACCAAGGTCACCGCCGTGTTCGCCGCGCTGCTGACGAAGGCCGCGGTGTACGCGCTCATCCGCGTCGAGACGCTGGTGTTCCCCCGCGAGCACGGGTCGTGGGTGATGCTCGTCCTCGCCGCCGGGACGATGGTCGTGGGCACCCTCGGCGCGCTGGCGAACGACGACATCCACCGGGTGTTCTCGTTCACCCTCGTCGGCCACATCGGCTACATGCTCTTCGGCCTCGCGTTGTTCAGCGTCGCCGGGCTCACCGGGGCCATCCTGTACCTCGTCCACCACATCGTCGTGCAGGCGACGCTGTTCCTGGTCAGCGACCTGATCCAGGCCCGCACGGGGGAGACGTCGCTGCACCGGCTCGGCGGCCTCGCCCGCCTGTCGGCCCTGATCGCCGTGCTGTTCTTCATCCCCGCGATGAGCGTGAGCGGGGTGCCGCCGACGTCCGGGTTCGTCGCGAAGCTCGCCCTCTTCCAGGCGGGCCTCGGGTCGGGACGGCCGCTGGCGTACGCCGTCACGGGCGTCGCGGTGCTCGCGAGCCTCCTCACGCTCATGGCGATGGCGCGGATCTGGGCGCTCGGGTTCTGGCGCCCCCGCCCGGACGAGGCGGGCGAACCGCCCGCCGCCGAGCCCTACACGCGGGGTGGAGTGCGGGTCATGCAGGCCGTGGCCGCCGTGATGGTCGCCGGCGGGCTCCTCATCGCCGTGTTCGCCGGGCCGCTGTCGTCCTGGAGCGCGCGCGCCGCGGCCGACCTGGTGGAGCCGTCGGCCTACCGGCGGGCCGTGCTGGACGGGAGGACACCGTGAGGAGCGCGTTCCGCAGGATCGGCGCCCGGCTGGGCATGGCGGCGTGGCTGCTCGCGGTCTGGGTGCTGCTGTGGGGACGGGTCGACGCCCTCATCGTCGCCGGCGGCGTCGTCGCGGTGGCCATCGCCTACACGGTGAGCAGGCTGCCCGCCGTCCCGCTCGTCACCAGGATCCGGCCGCTGCGCCTCGCCGAGGCCGTCGCGGAACTCGCGTGGGACCTGCCGGCGTCGAGCGTCGTCATCGGCTGGCACGCGCTGCGCGCCCCGCGCCGGGTCAGGGGCGCCGTCGTCGAGGTGAGCGCCCGGACGCGCTCGGAGCTGGTCCTGCTCGCGGTCACGACGAGCATCTCCCTGCGCCCCGGCACCCTGCTCGTCGACCTGGACTGGGAGCGGTCGATCCTGCGCATCCACGGCATGCCGGTCCGCGACCGCCGGGAGGCCGACGCCGCGCGGGACGGCGTGATGCGCACGGAGCACAGGCTGATGCGCGCCCTCGTGACCCCCGAGGACACAGCGGAGGAGGAGGAACGGAGATGACCGTCGTCTACACCGTCACCATGGTCCTGCTGGGCGCGGCGATCCTGATGACGGCCGCGCGGCTCGTCCGCGGCCCGACCTCCTTCGACCGGATCATGGCGGTGGACGTCCTGGCGGTCCTGCTGGTCAGCGGCATCGCGGTGCACTCGGCCGTGTGGGGCGAGCCGGCGCTGTCGACCATCCTGGTGGCCGTCGTGCTGCTGGGGTTCGTCGGCTCGGTCACCGCCGCCCGCCTCGCCGCGCAGCGGGAGGGGGGCTCGTGACCGCCGGCGACGTCGTCACCGCCGTCCTGCTTCCCGCGGGCGCCGCCTTCTGCGCGGTGGGCGCGCTCGGCGTGCTGCGGTTCCCCGACCTGCTCACCCGGCTGCACGCCGCGACGAAGCCGCAGACGATCGGGCTCCTGCTCGTCCTCGCGGGTGCCGCGCCGCAGGCGGGGTCCGTCGCGGCCGCCGCCCCGCTGCTGCTGGTCGCGGTCTTCCAACTGCTCACCGCGCCCGTCGCCGCCCAGACGATCGGCGCCGCCGCCTACCGCGCCGGCGTCCTCGACCGGTCCGTCCTCACCATCGACGACACGGGCCGCGATCCCTGACCCCGCTCACTCCTCGGTGGCGGGGCTGCCGCCGGCGACGACCTCGGCGAGCAGGTCCTCCTCGGTGGCGCCGCGCCGCCAGTAGCCGGTGAAGGTGACGGCGCGGCGGTCCAGGCCGCGCTCGTTCACCAGGTGCCGCCGCAGCGCCTTGACCGCGGCGGACTCGCCCGCGATCCACGCGTACGCGCCGTCGGGGATCTCCGCCGCGCGCACCGCGTCCAGCAGGCCGCCCGGGGCGACCCAGGAGATCCGCGCGCCGGACGCGGTCGGCAGGTCCTGCCGGTCGCCGGGGTCCGGGACGTCGATCCAGACCTGCGCGGACGTCCCGGCGGGGAGCCAGGCGAGGTTGCCGGCGATGGCGGGCAGCGCGGTCAGGTCGCCCGCCATCACGACCGGGGCGCCGGGCGGCGGGCGGAAGTCGTAGCCGCCGTTGTCGGGGCCGGTCGGGCCGAGGACGGTGACGCGGTCGCCCGCGCGCGCCGCCGCGGCCCAGCGGGCGGCCGGACCGGACGCGCCG is a genomic window of Actinomadura citrea containing:
- a CDS encoding LysR family transcriptional regulator encodes the protein MDLNLLKTLDALLQENSVTRAAERLGTSPAAVSRALGRLRRTVGDPLLVRAGQQMVPTPRAVRLREEVRSLLEHAEAVLAPAPGPGLPDLDRTFTAQVSDLLLANLAAPLTERVRAQAPRAVLAFLSESIEGTPALRQGAVDLELGVLNHLDPETCTEALTSVPLVAVARADHPLFAGPIDARRFAAADHIGISRQGKRHGPIDTALAQQGLRRRTAAVVPSHTAALMMARTGDLVCLTLDGWLPDALAALGLRTFPIPVATPPIDIGMAWHPRHSSDRGHRWFRDQVRATVRHHTPSPPTGTSPRSG
- a CDS encoding Na+/H+ antiporter subunit A: MLALVLAYVVVAVAVPFALGRRRRVMACVAAVLPAGTAGWAAAQVGRGALTARLDWAPDLGLVFDFRLDALSIVMLLLIGGVGAVVLCYAGWYFEHPERLMIGTLVAFAGAMTGLVLADDLLVLYVFWELTTLSSFVLIGATRPERAEDRRAAAQALLTTTAFGLVMLAGFVLLGQSAGTYRISAMVADPPGGGMATAGVVLVLLGAFAKSAQVPLHAWLPAAMVAPTPVSAYLHAAAMVKAGVYLVARLAPAFGDVGVWRPLVVGVGLLSLLTGGVLALRQHDLKRLLAYGTVSQLGLLMVLLGDGTRTAALAGTALLLAHGLFKAPLFLTVGTVEHETGTRRADRLSGAWRRLPVLAVAATAATASMIGLPPFLGFAAKEAAIEAFAHGGLDIAVLVGVVAGSALTVAYGVRFLFGAFGGQADVTPGGHWGLVGPVVVLAVAGFALGVVPGVMQKLAGPYADTLPGDGEYKLALWHGLGPALWLSVVALVTGVVVFALFGRTFPVRRARWRILDAQRGYDRTVEGILAGAHGVTRGVQIGSLPVYLGVIGAMALVVPGSALVAALVRGTGPAFPVGRLRAWDDPAQVVLAVVVIGCALAALRARRRLTAALLLAGTGYGVGGLFVVQGGPDLALTLFVVETLSLIMLVLVLRRLPARYPPRRRKGPARAVAGAISVCLGGFVALFLMVAALSRNTRPVGTGYTRLADEEGAKNVVNAILVEMRALDTLGEITVLGVAAMGVVGLVTSGRRLPSATGGGRGPEEAGSRWLAAPGRPPLGGSSVVLEAAARFLGPTILVFSLYLLVAGHGHPGGGFVGGLVAGMAFVLRYLPGGRRELATALPVRPSVLIGGGLGLAVATGAAGWTAGGFPHGEFLQGEVWHASPPVLGEVEVPTSLFFDIGVYLVVLGLVLTILTTLGASLEDEPEEETA
- a CDS encoding Na(+)/H(+) antiporter subunit C, whose protein sequence is MTGPALVLVLTVAVLFAAGFDLLMQRSLIRVVVGFMLLGHGANLVLLLAGGAAGAPPLLGGGSERTMADPLPQAMALTAIVITFGVTAFLLALAYRSRRLLGEDEVQDDVEDRRICAERRRESWDAPPERRDPLEEDE
- a CDS encoding Na+/H+ antiporter subunit D, with product MNVLLPLPFALPLLGAALAMIGRRHRFWQRVLAPLVGAGVVAASVAVLVGVARDGVVAVQVGGWAAPLGITLVADRLSALLLVVSGTVLLAIMLHAVAEGAGALERRSEPGVFHPAYLALTGGVSLVFLAGDLFNLFVAFEVMLASSYVLMTLQPTAERVRASMTYTVVSLTSSIMFLTALGLTYAAAGTVNLADLSERVPGLPAGTRTALGLLFLVVFGIKGAIVPMHLWLPDAYPAALTKVTAVFAALLTKAAVYALIRVETLVFPREHGSWVMLVLAAGTMVVGTLGALANDDIHRVFSFTLVGHIGYMLFGLALFSVAGLTGAILYLVHHIVVQATLFLVSDLIQARTGETSLHRLGGLARLSALIAVLFFIPAMSVSGVPPTSGFVAKLALFQAGLGSGRPLAYAVTGVAVLASLLTLMAMARIWALGFWRPRPDEAGEPPAAEPYTRGGVRVMQAVAAVMVAGGLLIAVFAGPLSSWSARAAADLVEPSAYRRAVLDGRTP
- a CDS encoding Na+/H+ antiporter subunit E — translated: MRSAFRRIGARLGMAAWLLAVWVLLWGRVDALIVAGGVVAVAIAYTVSRLPAVPLVTRIRPLRLAEAVAELAWDLPASSVVIGWHALRAPRRVRGAVVEVSARTRSELVLLAVTTSISLRPGTLLVDLDWERSILRIHGMPVRDRREADAARDGVMRTEHRLMRALVTPEDTAEEEERR
- a CDS encoding monovalent cation/H+ antiporter complex subunit F → MTVVYTVTMVLLGAAILMTAARLVRGPTSFDRIMAVDVLAVLLVSGIAVHSAVWGEPALSTILVAVVLLGFVGSVTAARLAAQREGGS
- the mnhG gene encoding monovalent cation/H(+) antiporter subunit G produces the protein MTAGDVVTAVLLPAGAAFCAVGALGVLRFPDLLTRLHAATKPQTIGLLLVLAGAAPQAGSVAAAAPLLLVAVFQLLTAPVAAQTIGAAAYRAGVLDRSVLTIDDTGRDP
- a CDS encoding siderophore-interacting protein, which codes for MARTPAHPFAFFDLHVLRSERLGPSMVRITFGGESVDGFVTGGRDQRFKIFLPHPHQDAPVMPRGSDGDTWFADWRALDPAVRGIMRSYTVRGKRPGELDVDFALHMDGASGPAARWAAAARAGDRVTVLGPTGPDNGGYDFRPPPGAPVVMAGDLTALPAIAGNLAWLPAGTSAQVWIDVPDPGDRQDLPTASGARISWVAPGGLLDAVRAAEIPDGAYAWIAGESAAVKALRRHLVNERGLDRRAVTFTGYWRRGATEEDLLAEVVAGGSPATEE